A genomic window from Anthocerotibacter panamensis C109 includes:
- a CDS encoding 2Fe-2S iron-sulfur cluster-binding protein, translating to MVQVRFLPNDITVTCEPGDLLYDVATQAGVFIPTGCLMGSCHACEVELSDGGELVCSCITPVPSTSVTVQLLSDPTW from the coding sequence ATGGTCCAGGTGCGTTTCTTACCCAATGACATTACAGTGACGTGTGAGCCGGGGGACTTACTCTACGATGTGGCGACCCAAGCGGGTGTCTTTATCCCAACAGGTTGTCTGATGGGCTCCTGCCATGCCTGCGAGGTTGAGTTGAGCGATGGGGGAGAACTAGTCTGCTCCTGTATTACTCCAGTGCCTAGTACTTCTGTGACAGTGCAGCTCTTGAGCGATCCCACTTGGTAG
- a CDS encoding cytochrome c biogenesis protein CcdA → MTRLEERPQGTEPGTSKSTGIPIWLYITLGLVVVGVGLVTVGPVSKSIEHLISAIENTYQQWFQNQDTNQPIILLPLAFAGGLIASISPCILALLPLNLSYIGTRNITSRWDAFLKAGAFVLGAVTVLSLFGLFSSFAGAVIVDYKGYINVGVGLIILVMGLSLLEVIRIPLPEVNLDLPIAGPFGVGFTFALVSSPCASPVLFAVLAAAAATGSQLLGTLTMVSYALGYTAVIFVSSLFTGLAKQAGGLLNYSKVIIQVGSIALLLTGGYYLTVGALWFL, encoded by the coding sequence ATGACACGTCTTGAAGAACGCCCTCAGGGTACTGAGCCTGGGACATCCAAATCTACAGGCATCCCAATTTGGCTCTATATAACGCTGGGGTTGGTGGTAGTGGGGGTAGGTCTGGTCACCGTTGGACCTGTCTCCAAAAGCATTGAACACCTGATTTCAGCAATAGAGAACACGTACCAGCAGTGGTTCCAGAATCAGGATACCAATCAGCCCATTATTCTGCTTCCGCTAGCTTTTGCCGGGGGCTTGATCGCCAGTATTTCGCCTTGTATCCTGGCCCTTTTGCCCTTAAATCTGAGCTACATCGGCACTCGGAATATCACCTCGCGCTGGGATGCCTTCCTCAAAGCCGGGGCTTTTGTGCTGGGGGCGGTCACGGTGTTGAGTTTGTTTGGGTTGTTCTCCTCTTTTGCCGGAGCGGTAATTGTCGATTACAAAGGCTATATCAATGTCGGGGTAGGGTTGATTATCCTGGTCATGGGCTTGAGCCTGCTGGAGGTCATTCGCATTCCACTGCCTGAGGTAAATCTGGACCTGCCGATTGCCGGACCTTTTGGCGTGGGTTTCACCTTTGCTCTAGTCAGTTCTCCTTGTGCAAGTCCGGTCCTCTTTGCGGTCTTGGCAGCGGCAGCGGCTACGGGTTCACAACTGCTGGGCACGCTCACCATGGTCAGCTATGCTCTCGGTTACACCGCAGTAATCTTTGTCTCCAGCCTCTTTACTGGACTGGCGAAGCAAGCGGGGGGGCTGCTCAACTATTCCAAGGTCATCATTCAAGTTGGGAGTATCGCGCTACTTTTGACAGGGGGCTACTACCTGACGGTCGGGGCACTCTGGTTCTTGTAG
- a CDS encoding glutathione S-transferase family protein, with translation MIKVYDLAGAEEDLRFSPNCWRVKMALKHKGLTFEAIPWRFVEKDAIAFSGQKTVPVLVDGDQTIIDSWSIACYLEAAYPEHPSLFGGSVGMGTARWVKFWCEQELHSILFKIILPDLFERLHEKDKPYFRQTREARFGKTLEQIAEPTTEAVATLRKRLSPLRATLEQQPYLSGVQPSFADYLIFGALMWARSVSPIQLLEPTDSVYLWRDRLLDSFDGYARSAPGYPS, from the coding sequence ATGATAAAAGTCTATGACCTCGCTGGAGCTGAGGAGGATCTGCGGTTTAGCCCCAACTGTTGGCGTGTGAAGATGGCGCTCAAGCACAAAGGGCTTACGTTCGAGGCTATCCCCTGGCGGTTTGTAGAGAAAGATGCGATTGCCTTCTCCGGTCAGAAGACGGTCCCGGTACTCGTCGATGGGGACCAAACCATCATTGATAGTTGGAGTATTGCCTGCTACTTGGAGGCTGCCTATCCAGAGCACCCTAGTCTCTTCGGCGGGTCCGTAGGGATGGGCACAGCCCGATGGGTGAAATTTTGGTGCGAGCAGGAACTCCATTCCATCCTTTTTAAAATAATCCTGCCTGACCTTTTTGAACGCCTACACGAAAAAGACAAGCCCTATTTTCGGCAGACGCGCGAAGCCCGCTTTGGCAAAACTTTGGAGCAGATAGCCGAACCCACTACAGAAGCAGTAGCTACCCTCCGCAAGCGTCTCTCCCCGCTACGGGCGACGCTGGAGCAACAACCTTATCTAAGCGGCGTGCAGCCCAGCTTTGCTGACTATCTTATCTTTGGGGCCTTAATGTGGGCGCGATCAGTCTCTCCCATCCAACTTTTGGAGCCCACCGACTCAGTCTATCTTTGGCGTGACCGGCTCCTTGATAGCTTTGACGGGTATGCCCGCAGCGCACCGGGTTATCCCAGCTAA
- a CDS encoding type II secretion system protein GspD: MSAKDPQIALRSLVAALNLRVYRQPGTGWLVVGGEESPYQVNARVRLVLVNRSDAVDRGLTYSINQGTGLFDSQGNPVLNAQAFVGLNRTAPGVTATGNPLSSTVNTIVAAPGALGTLAIGTFLAQLQLLETQGRSETLLDQDVVVTNGQSATVERTIRVRVPGAVTGAATTTLQTFQEVPIRTSVNLIPEVLPSEGYVRLNLNVRVSNFTGSGNELVIDETNVNYPSVIVQNGGTVALAGTNRRTHSETEFKLPLLGDLPLIGGLFRSVSVNNQDQVLLALVTPQIQRLPSYGADIDRAQGFVPPPPANIPDYGPGILKNEVVKISP; this comes from the coding sequence TTGTCTGCAAAAGATCCTCAAATAGCGCTACGCTCACTCGTCGCAGCACTCAATCTGCGCGTGTATCGCCAACCAGGAACAGGCTGGCTGGTAGTTGGAGGCGAAGAGAGTCCCTATCAAGTGAACGCACGGGTCCGACTCGTCCTTGTGAACCGCAGCGACGCAGTAGACCGGGGGCTGACCTACAGCATTAACCAGGGGACTGGATTGTTCGACAGCCAGGGGAACCCAGTGCTCAATGCGCAGGCGTTCGTCGGACTGAACCGAACAGCTCCCGGCGTGACAGCTACGGGCAATCCTCTCAGTAGCACGGTGAACACCATAGTGGCTGCTCCCGGTGCTTTGGGGACGCTGGCAATCGGAACCTTTCTGGCCCAGCTCCAACTTTTGGAGACGCAGGGCCGGTCGGAGACCCTATTGGACCAGGATGTCGTCGTCACGAATGGGCAATCAGCGACCGTAGAACGAACCATCAGGGTCCGGGTACCCGGCGCTGTCACAGGGGCAGCCACAACGACGCTACAAACGTTCCAGGAGGTGCCGATCAGAACAAGCGTGAACTTAATCCCGGAGGTCTTGCCGTCCGAGGGGTATGTGCGGCTCAACCTGAATGTCCGGGTGAGCAACTTCACCGGCAGCGGCAACGAATTGGTCATTGATGAGACCAATGTGAATTATCCGTCGGTAATCGTCCAAAACGGGGGGACAGTGGCACTGGCGGGGACCAACCGGCGCACCCACTCGGAGACCGAATTTAAACTGCCTCTGCTCGGAGACCTCCCCTTGATAGGAGGTCTATTCCGTTCGGTGAGCGTGAACAACCAGGACCAGGTGCTGCTAGCCCTAGTCACGCCACAGATCCAACGCTTGCCCAGCTATGGGGCGGATATTGACCGCGCCCAAGGCTTCGTACCGCCTCCACCAGCGAACATCCCAGACTATGGACCTGGGATTCTGAAAAATGAGGTGGTCAAAATCTCCCCTTAG
- a CDS encoding tetratricopeptide repeat protein — translation MVVLTHWEKADSAEKHICTLLEQRGQAYLDLGQYEKARFEFMGALTAARSLRDINKECALALEVGKCEFNIPHRINKAREWFEMALKLCGLPNFQKEILLKARVLTCLANLEMRTGHFDKAQSYYQQATAVAAPFPHIRSLCLQGQAVMAIILEDWQTAIEHLEAASRESATSNRSSLHYNLGYCYTQIGAFDKARVELQQALTLSSAAKDRMLRALTQFVLGLGYEMERQLDQAIFYYQEICSTQPTAEALIGLARIYATFKNKEMQAQILAEQGQRLLENEPFNLLIDYTLEWTTLLQLRQAKALSGVNRWLVDVLRCLPPNLNYWDSLPRRNLLRTVKNISADEISSSSPMGVLGM, via the coding sequence TTGGTTGTCTTGACACACTGGGAGAAAGCAGACTCTGCCGAAAAACACATCTGTACGCTCCTAGAGCAGCGTGGTCAGGCTTATCTTGACTTGGGGCAATACGAAAAAGCCCGATTTGAATTCATGGGAGCCTTGACCGCAGCTAGGTCTCTACGTGACATCAATAAAGAGTGTGCCCTCGCCCTTGAAGTCGGTAAGTGTGAATTCAATATCCCCCATCGGATCAACAAGGCCCGTGAGTGGTTTGAGATGGCCCTCAAGCTATGTGGACTCCCTAACTTTCAAAAGGAAATCCTCCTCAAAGCCCGAGTCCTGACTTGTTTAGCAAACCTTGAAATGCGCACTGGGCACTTTGATAAGGCTCAGTCCTACTACCAGCAGGCCACTGCTGTAGCGGCTCCCTTCCCCCATATCCGGTCTCTCTGTCTACAAGGGCAGGCCGTTATGGCTATTATCTTAGAAGATTGGCAGACTGCTATTGAGCACTTAGAAGCTGCTTCTAGGGAATCAGCTACCTCGAATAGGTCAAGCCTACACTACAACTTGGGCTACTGTTACACGCAGATAGGAGCTTTTGATAAAGCTCGAGTAGAATTGCAACAAGCCCTGACTTTATCCAGTGCCGCGAAAGACAGGATGCTTAGGGCTCTTACTCAGTTCGTGTTAGGTTTAGGTTACGAGATGGAAAGACAATTAGATCAAGCTATATTTTATTATCAAGAGATCTGTAGTACGCAGCCGACCGCTGAGGCTTTGATTGGCTTGGCTCGTATTTATGCCACCTTTAAAAATAAAGAGATGCAAGCTCAGATTCTTGCAGAACAAGGTCAGCGGTTGCTAGAGAATGAACCCTTCAACTTGCTCATCGACTATACCCTGGAGTGGACGACCCTACTCCAGTTACGCCAAGCTAAAGCCTTGTCTGGGGTAAATCGCTGGCTCGTAGATGTACTTAGGTGCTTACCCCCTAATTTAAACTATTGGGATAGCCTCCCCCGTAGAAATCTTTTGCGGACAGTTAAAAACATCAGTGCTGATGAAATATCCAGCTCTTCTCCCATGGGCGTTCTGGGGATGTAG
- a CDS encoding thioredoxin family protein, giving the protein MSSTPANVYIGGSAFQQLQQSSTGLILVDVVAPHCASCETLKPVLHDLAAQHPDSLNLVQIDMSEDPDLAIELGVRSAPTVVFIKGGKLLTRMAGLKPKKQYLETVQQYL; this is encoded by the coding sequence ATGAGTTCAACACCAGCCAATGTCTACATCGGTGGTAGTGCCTTTCAACAGCTCCAACAGTCCAGCACTGGACTGATTTTGGTGGATGTGGTCGCTCCTCACTGCGCTTCTTGTGAAACCCTCAAGCCTGTCCTCCATGACTTAGCCGCCCAACATCCCGATAGCTTGAATCTGGTCCAGATTGACATGAGTGAAGACCCGGATCTAGCCATTGAATTGGGGGTCCGCAGTGCACCCACCGTGGTTTTCATCAAGGGTGGGAAGCTCCTGACACGGATGGCTGGTCTCAAGCCCAAGAAACAATATCTGGAGACAGTCCAGCAGTACCTCTAA
- a CDS encoding ABC transporter ATP-binding protein translates to MSESAPIVQVKNLRTYYRTRNGLSRAVDDVSFDLKRGQTLALVGESGCGKSATALSVIRLVPKPAGWVVRSGESVDGEPVLAGSQILYEGHDLLDLPEPKMRSYRGLKVSMIFQEPLTSLNPVLTVGDQVMEPIFLHQRLKGHAARNAALEMLQKVGIPEPQARLDEYPHQLSGGMRQRVMIAIALACRPGVLIADEPTTALDVTIQAQILDLLKALQQEYGMALLLITHDLGVVAQMADEVAVMYAGKIVERGTVKQIFDNPRHPYTQGLFASLPSRQTRGQRLATIEGTVPEATKFPPGCRFNTRCPHRAEPCDQTVPDLILQPDGVRVACHLYTEVNARV, encoded by the coding sequence ATGAGCGAATCGGCCCCCATTGTTCAGGTCAAAAACCTCCGCACCTACTACCGCACCCGCAACGGGCTCTCTCGGGCTGTGGACGATGTTTCCTTTGACCTCAAACGCGGGCAGACCCTGGCCTTAGTTGGAGAGTCCGGCTGTGGTAAATCGGCTACGGCGCTCTCGGTGATCCGTTTGGTTCCCAAGCCTGCCGGGTGGGTCGTCCGCTCTGGTGAATCGGTGGATGGGGAACCGGTCCTGGCAGGGAGTCAGATCCTCTACGAAGGTCATGACCTACTTGACCTCCCGGAGCCCAAGATGCGCAGCTACCGGGGACTCAAGGTCTCGATGATTTTTCAAGAGCCGCTCACGAGCCTAAACCCGGTCCTCACTGTAGGAGATCAGGTCATGGAGCCTATCTTCCTGCATCAGAGGCTCAAGGGCCATGCAGCCCGTAACGCCGCCCTGGAGATGCTCCAAAAAGTGGGCATACCCGAGCCTCAAGCCCGTCTGGACGAGTACCCGCACCAATTATCTGGGGGGATGCGCCAACGGGTCATGATTGCTATTGCCCTCGCCTGTAGACCGGGGGTCTTGATTGCCGATGAGCCTACTACCGCCTTGGATGTGACGATTCAGGCGCAGATCTTAGACCTGCTCAAGGCCCTCCAACAAGAATACGGAATGGCCCTCCTACTTATCACCCACGATCTAGGCGTGGTCGCGCAGATGGCGGATGAAGTGGCTGTCATGTATGCAGGCAAAATCGTCGAGCGCGGTACTGTCAAGCAAATTTTTGACAACCCCCGCCACCCCTACACGCAGGGCCTCTTCGCAAGCCTCCCCAGCCGTCAGACTCGGGGCCAACGCCTTGCGACCATTGAGGGGACCGTCCCGGAGGCGACGAAATTCCCGCCGGGGTGCCGCTTCAACACCCGCTGCCCCCATCGCGCCGAACCCTGTGACCAGACTGTGCCCGACCTCATCCTCCAGCCGGATGGCGTACGCGTCGCCTGTCATCTCTATACGGAGGTAAATGCCCGTGTCTGA
- a CDS encoding ABC transporter ATP-binding protein, with protein sequence MPVSDVLTKTKLLLDVRNLKVHFPIRKGVLRQVVGSVKAVDGVSFTVPRGKTLGLVGESGCGKTTVGKAVLSLVPATGGQILFDDKDMLQATDAELLAFRAKAQIVFQDPYSSLNPRINIGDTIAEGMSIHLKNLTKAQRMNRVRELLETVGLPVGMVERYPHEFSGGQRQRIGIARALAVNPEFLVCDEPVSALDLSIQAQVLNLLIDLREKFKLTLLFISHDLSVVRHLCDEVAVMYLGRIVEQAPTEQLFCDPRHPYTQALLSAIPEASSTPKAERIRLTGDVPSPINPPSGCPFHPRCFMATELCGTTVPPRIKISEEHWAVCHYAQEASRVAQKM encoded by the coding sequence ATGCCCGTGTCTGATGTGCTGACCAAGACCAAGCTCTTACTCGATGTGCGGAACCTCAAAGTCCACTTCCCGATCCGCAAAGGTGTTTTACGTCAGGTCGTCGGTTCGGTGAAAGCGGTGGATGGCGTAAGTTTTACCGTCCCTAGAGGCAAAACCCTCGGTCTGGTCGGGGAATCCGGCTGTGGCAAAACCACGGTGGGCAAAGCGGTCTTGAGCTTGGTCCCGGCTACCGGGGGACAGATCCTCTTTGATGACAAAGATATGCTCCAAGCCACAGATGCAGAGCTACTCGCCTTTCGGGCTAAAGCGCAGATCGTCTTCCAGGACCCCTACAGTTCACTCAACCCACGGATCAACATTGGAGACACCATCGCCGAGGGTATGTCGATTCACCTCAAGAACCTGACTAAAGCCCAACGGATGAATCGGGTCCGCGAACTCCTGGAGACCGTGGGTCTTCCCGTCGGCATGGTAGAGCGCTATCCCCATGAATTCTCCGGCGGTCAGCGCCAGCGCATCGGCATCGCCCGCGCACTGGCGGTGAACCCGGAATTTTTAGTCTGTGACGAACCCGTAAGCGCCCTGGATCTCAGCATCCAGGCCCAGGTCTTAAATCTACTCATCGATCTGCGAGAGAAATTTAAGCTGACGCTGCTTTTTATCTCCCATGACCTCTCCGTAGTCCGGCATCTATGTGATGAAGTGGCGGTGATGTATCTAGGACGGATCGTTGAGCAAGCCCCCACCGAACAACTGTTCTGTGACCCGAGACATCCCTATACCCAAGCCCTGCTCTCTGCGATCCCAGAAGCCTCTAGCACCCCCAAGGCCGAACGCATCCGCCTGACCGGGGATGTCCCTAGCCCCATCAACCCACCCTCCGGCTGCCCCTTTCATCCTCGTTGCTTCATGGCTACCGAACTATGTGGCACCACCGTCCCGCCCCGTATCAAGATCAGTGAAGAACATTGGGCCGTCTGCCACTATGCCCAAGAAGCTTCGCGGGTCGCTCAAAAGATGTGA
- the trxB gene encoding thioredoxin-disulfide reductase: MVENLVIIGSGPAGYTAAIYAGRAHLQPLVFEGFQAGGVPGGQLMTTTEVENFPGFPDGVQGPELMHRTRLQAQRWGARLVGEDITSVDFSKRPFSITGDDIQVEAHAVILATGATARRLHLPGEEEFWNNGISACAICDGANPLFAGAEVAVVGGGDTACEEAQFLTKYARTVHLLVRRDQLRASKAMQERVLSHPNIRIHWQTQPIAAQGDSVLKSLQLQNTQTQEVTQLAVGGLFYAIGHQPNTGLFQGQVHLDEQGYVETWGKSTATSVEGVWAAGDVQDRRYRQAVTAAGTGCMAALEAEHWLSWNALVQPQILSTVL, encoded by the coding sequence ATGGTTGAGAATCTTGTCATCATTGGCTCAGGACCGGCGGGCTACACCGCTGCTATCTATGCTGGACGCGCTCACCTCCAACCGTTGGTTTTTGAAGGTTTCCAAGCAGGAGGAGTGCCCGGTGGACAATTGATGACGACTACTGAGGTTGAAAACTTCCCCGGATTTCCTGATGGGGTCCAGGGGCCAGAATTGATGCATCGGACCCGTCTTCAGGCTCAACGCTGGGGTGCACGGCTTGTGGGCGAAGACATTACTTCCGTGGACTTTAGTAAGCGGCCCTTCAGCATCACGGGTGATGATATTCAAGTAGAAGCTCACGCCGTCATCCTTGCGACCGGGGCCACCGCTCGCAGGCTCCACCTGCCTGGAGAAGAGGAATTCTGGAACAACGGTATCTCCGCCTGCGCCATCTGTGACGGGGCAAATCCCTTATTTGCGGGGGCTGAGGTAGCCGTGGTTGGCGGTGGAGATACTGCCTGCGAAGAGGCTCAATTCTTAACCAAGTACGCCCGTACGGTCCACCTGTTGGTACGGCGTGACCAACTGCGCGCGTCCAAGGCGATGCAGGAACGGGTTTTGAGCCACCCTAATATCCGCATCCATTGGCAAACCCAGCCGATTGCTGCGCAGGGAGATAGCGTTCTGAAATCCCTCCAACTCCAGAACACTCAGACCCAAGAAGTCACCCAATTGGCCGTAGGTGGGCTTTTCTACGCCATCGGTCACCAACCCAACACCGGACTATTTCAGGGTCAGGTGCACTTGGATGAGCAGGGCTATGTGGAAACCTGGGGCAAATCCACTGCCACGAGCGTCGAGGGCGTCTGGGCGGCTGGGGATGTCCAAGACCGTCGCTACCGTCAGGCAGTCACTGCCGCTGGGACTGGCTGCATGGCAGCTCTGGAAGCTGAACACTGGCTCTCCTGGAACGCCCTTGTTCAGCCCCAAATACTTTCCACTGTTCTTTAG
- a CDS encoding glycosyltransferase family protein — MASAHGWGHTTRLAAVVERLVTLYPTLPVYFNTPAPQWLVDVHVRGCYHYRPVALDVGIVQSNSFDLNEPATLQRLEQLVAGAEPLLDAEAAFAQEHGVALIVADCPPLAVLLAQRLGVPVWYLTNFGWDFIYCALGPRFQPWATWAEHLYQQADLLLKLPFAEALSAFPRTESVPIVVNQPRYSRAETRAQLNLPPEAQVVLLTFGGLGLETLPYANLLDFPEWLFLTTDRQAPSLPNLRVAAGDQWRMAELCAAADLALIKPGYSTVAECCACGVTTFCTGRPNFAEAAVLIAGLREQVPHYILTPEQVQQGPWTFLRAPPLLPLQPGTLSFDGATVVARRIAHFLGY; from the coding sequence GTGGCCTCTGCCCATGGCTGGGGGCATACAACCCGGTTGGCGGCAGTGGTAGAGCGCTTGGTCACTCTTTATCCTACCCTCCCGGTCTACTTCAATACTCCGGCCCCTCAGTGGCTGGTGGATGTTCATGTCCGGGGCTGCTATCACTACCGACCCGTCGCCCTAGATGTGGGCATCGTCCAATCCAATAGTTTTGACCTGAATGAGCCAGCCACCCTCCAACGACTAGAACAACTTGTCGCAGGAGCCGAACCCCTACTCGACGCCGAAGCAGCATTCGCCCAAGAACATGGAGTCGCCCTGATTGTCGCTGACTGCCCACCCTTGGCGGTCCTGCTTGCCCAGCGCTTGGGTGTGCCCGTCTGGTACTTGACCAATTTCGGTTGGGACTTTATTTACTGTGCCTTGGGGCCGCGCTTTCAGCCTTGGGCGACGTGGGCGGAGCACCTCTATCAACAGGCTGACCTACTCCTCAAGCTACCCTTTGCCGAAGCGCTGAGCGCCTTCCCCCGCACTGAGTCTGTGCCCATAGTCGTCAACCAACCCCGCTATAGTCGCGCTGAGACCCGTGCCCAGCTAAATCTCCCGCCTGAAGCTCAAGTGGTGCTCCTGACCTTCGGTGGCCTGGGACTAGAGACGCTGCCCTATGCAAACCTGCTCGATTTCCCGGAGTGGCTATTTCTCACCACAGACCGACAGGCTCCATCCCTACCCAATCTCCGCGTAGCTGCCGGAGACCAATGGCGCATGGCCGAACTGTGTGCTGCGGCTGACCTTGCCCTCATCAAACCGGGCTACAGTACTGTTGCTGAATGCTGTGCCTGCGGGGTAACGACCTTCTGCACCGGACGGCCCAACTTTGCCGAAGCTGCCGTACTTATAGCGGGGCTCCGCGAGCAAGTCCCGCACTATATTCTTACGCCCGAACAAGTCCAACAAGGCCCTTGGACGTTTCTGAGAGCGCCCCCTCTACTGCCGCTCCAGCCTGGAACCCTGTCGTTTGATGGGGCCACAGTGGTGGCTCGCCGGATTGCCCACTTCCTTGGCTACTGA